AATGAACAATGTGGACGATTGTGCCAGAGACAGAGGCATGACTGCAATTGTATGAACTGATTGGGCAGAATGATTATTTTTTAACACGATAATGTTATGAAAAAATTGGCTCGGTCGATCAAGATTAGTTAGTGGGGATGTGACGTCATGCGTTCATTTTGGTTATGGCTTTTGTTTATCGGAATTGCCTGGTTTTTAGCCGTAAGGCAGCAACAATCCATATCATCGCTAAGTATGACGTGGAGTTTACTTAGTAGTGCCTGCTTTTTTGCCCTATATTTTTTATTTCCATTATTACGAAAAAACAAAAGGCTTTTAACACTTGTACAAGGTGGAACCGCATGTGTGGCAATAGGGGTATTTTGGCCTGTTTCAAATGGAGAAATGAACTTATACGTCTTATTGTTAATAGCGATTCTGGCAGGTCATGCTTATTATTTATTATCTTTTCTTCAGGCAAGTATTGTAGGAGGGATACTATTTATCGGATTGGTGACTCCTATTATGTTAGGAATAAGTGGCTTTCCGCTTCTCTTTATCTTTTTTTACTTCCTGTTGTTAACAGTCTCTTTAGTGACGTTTAAAAACATGCATATGGCTGAAATGGATCAGGATGCTCGGTACGATGCTTTGCTTAGTGAGTATCGTAAGTTAAAGAGGCGAGTAGCCACTGATGAAAGCAGGGCACGTGAAGAGGAGCGAGTAGAAGTGGGGCGAGAAATTCACGACTCAGTAGGGCATAAGCTCACCGCTTTAGTGATGCAATTAGAAGTGGAGAGAATGGCGTCTGATCACGTGAGGGAAGGACGGATTGCTAAATTAAAAACTTTGGCAAAAGAGAGCTTGGAGGAAACGAGACGGGCAGTTAAAGCCATGAAAAATAAAGAAGTTGGGGGTGTCTCGGCCATCATGCGCTTGATTCGTCAGATGGAAGCGGAAAATTATTTAAGAATTCATTTCTCTGTCAAACACGGTGCTTTTACAGCTCCGTTAACAAATAATCAA
The Salipaludibacillus sp. LMS25 DNA segment above includes these coding regions:
- a CDS encoding sensor histidine kinase, producing MRSFWLWLLFIGIAWFLAVRQQQSISSLSMTWSLLSSACFFALYFLFPLLRKNKRLLTLVQGGTACVAIGVFWPVSNGEMNLYVLLLIAILAGHAYYLLSFLQASIVGGILFIGLVTPIMLGISGFPLLFIFFYFLLLTVSLVTFKNMHMAEMDQDARYDALLSEYRKLKRRVATDESRAREEERVEVGREIHDSVGHKLTALVMQLEVERMASDHVREGRIAKLKTLAKESLEETRRAVKAMKNKEVGGVSAIMRLIRQMEAENYLRIHFSVKHGAFTAPLTNNQTIAVYRAVQEALTNVMRHSHIREAKILFDVPGGRVFRFEVSNPASSIQPWHEGFGITSMKERMKEVGGECHITHSDNRFIVKGTLPLKKEESV